CTGGCGATGACGCGGATCGACTTCTCCTTCACCGGCCGCAGCAGCCACGCCGCCGCCGCGCCGCATCTCGGCCGCAGCGCGCTGGATGCCGTCGAGCTGATGAATGTCGGCGTGAACTACATGCGCGAGCACATGCCGTCCGACGCGCGCATCCATTACGCCTATCTGAATGCCGGCGGTATCGCGCCCAATGTGGTGCAGGGCCAGGCCAAAGTGCGCTACGCCGTGCGCGCCCATACGCTGCACGAGATGTTCGCGCTGATCGAGCGGGTGAAGAAGATCGCCGAGGGTGCGGCGCTGATGACCGAGACCACGGTGGAAAGCCAGATCCTCTCCGCCACCGCCAACCTGCTGGGCAATGCGCCGCTGGAGCAGGTGATGCAGAGCAATTTCGAACGCCTTGGCCCGCCGCCCTTCGATGAGGCGGATCGTGCATTCGCCCGCGAGATCCAGGTGACTCTCTCGCCGGCCGATATCGCCAGCAACTACAACCGCTCCGGCTTCAAGGCCCGCCAGGACCAGCCGCTGGCGGATGCGATCCAGCCCCCCATCGCCGAACGCAGCGGCCCCAGCCTGCTGGGCTCGACCGATGTGGGCGATGTCTCCTGGGTGGTGCCGACGGTGCAGGCCAGCGGCGCGACGCTCGCCATCGGCACCCCCGCGCATTCCTGGCAATGGACGGCGCAGGGCAAGATGCCGGCGGCGCATAAGGGCATGGTGCATGTGGCCAAGGTCATGGCCGGCACCGCCGTGGACCTGATCGAGAAGCCGGAGTTGCTGGCGGCGGCCAAGGCCGATCTCGCGGCGCGGACGGAAGCCACGCCCTATGTCTGCCCGATCCCGGAAGGGGTGGAGCCGCCGCTGAAGATGGCGACGGGCGGCTGAAGGTTTGCAGAAAGGCCGGGGGAATGAATTCCCCCGGGCCCCCTTCTTTTATGTTCGAGTTTCAGCTTCGGCCCTGAACCGGGGCGTGCCACCAGATCGAAGAAGAAAGGAGGGGTTTGGGGAATTCATTCCCCGAGCTTCACCTCCGGAACGCGAACCGCCGCCTCCCCGGCAGGGGAAGCGGCGGCTTTGTCGCGGCGCCCAGCCAGGCCACCGCCGACGCCGGGGCGCAGGGCCCCGGCCGCGTGGTCTCAGTAGCGGTATTCTTCGTGCTTGAAGGGGCCTGCCGGGGTCACGCCGAT
This genomic window from Roseomonas marmotae contains:
- a CDS encoding amidohydrolase, yielding MRNTEAIWHLVDVRKDEFTALSDRVWDMPELLYNEVRSCAEHVAMLEKQGFRVTRNIAGIPTAVMGEAGEEGPVIAFLGEYDALPGLSQESGVAEHRPVEAGGHGHGCGHNLLGAASLLAATALKDHLEKNGLKARVRYYGCPAEEGGAAKTFMVRAGAFRDVDAAITWHPFAWAGVQEADSLAMTRIDFSFTGRSSHAAAAPHLGRSALDAVELMNVGVNYMREHMPSDARIHYAYLNAGGIAPNVVQGQAKVRYAVRAHTLHEMFALIERVKKIAEGAALMTETTVESQILSATANLLGNAPLEQVMQSNFERLGPPPFDEADRAFAREIQVTLSPADIASNYNRSGFKARQDQPLADAIQPPIAERSGPSLLGSTDVGDVSWVVPTVQASGATLAIGTPAHSWQWTAQGKMPAAHKGMVHVAKVMAGTAVDLIEKPELLAAAKADLAARTEATPYVCPIPEGVEPPLKMATGG